Part of the Chlamydia muridarum str. Nigg genome is shown below.
TTCTGGGTGATTCTGGGCGTATTCTGTTAAGATATTCTGGGACAGAAAATATTTGTAGAGTTATGGTCGAAGGGACAAAGAAGCATCAGGTAGACTCTCTTGCTAAAACAATTGTGGATGTTGTAGAAGCAGAAATTGGAGGAGCAGAGATTTCTGAATAGTAGGAATCGATATGTGTGGAATATTTGGATATTTAGGACAAAGAAATGCTGTGCCACTAGTTTTGGAAGGGTTATCTAAACTAGAGTATCGTGGGTACGATTCTGCAGGAATAGCAGCTCTCACTAAAGACCATTTGTTTGTAGAAAAATCCGTAGGGCCTGTAAGTCAGCTATGCTCGAAGGTTTCTTCTGATATGCATTCTCAGGTAGCGATAGGTCACACTCGGTGGGCTACACATGGGGAGCCTTCAAGGTTCAATGCACATCCCCATGTGGATATGTATGAGAGTTGTGCTCTTGTTCATAATGGAATTATAGAGAACTTTCAAACGCTTAGAGAAGATTTGAGTAGTAAGGGCGTTGAGTTTTCATCGGATACGGACACAGAGGTTATTGTACAACTTTTTGCGAGTCGATATAGAGAAACAGGAGATTTAGTTCAGAGTTTTTCATGGACTCTGAAACAGTTACAGGGAAGTTTCGCTTGTGCTTTAGTGCACCAGGATCACCCTGAAATTTTACTATGCGCTACCTATGAAAGCCCGCTTATTTTAGGATTAGGAGAAGAAGAGGTATTCATTTCTTCTGATGTCCATGCTTTTTTGAAGTATTCGTGCCAAATACAAACCTTAGCTTCTGGAGAGCTGGCAGTTTTACGTATAGGACGGCCTGTTGAGATTTACAACTTTGAGTTGTCTCGTATTCAAAAAGAAGTGCGCTGTATAGACCATGCAGAAGGTTCTTTAGATAAACAAGGTTTTGATTATTACATGCTCAAAGAGATTTATGAGCAGCCAGAGGTGTTTGAACGTATTTTGCATTTTGTGTGTGAAGAGAATGGATTTGCAGAATCTTTTTTAAAAGAATTTTCTTTTGAAGGTATCGAGAGTTTGCATATCGTGGCTTGTGGGTCTTCTTATCATGCCGGTTGTTTAGCCAAGTATGTCATCGAGTCAATGGTCTCGATTCCCGTGTATGTGGAGACCGCTTCTGAGTTTCGTTATCGTCAACCATACATAGCAAAACGTTCTTTAGCTATTTTGATTAGCCAATCGGGAGAGACTGCTGATACCTTGGCTGCTCTAAACGAGTTCCGTAAACTAGATGAAGTGCGTGTGTTGGGTATTTGTAATGTACGAGGGTCTGTGCTCGCTTCCCGAGTAGACCATTGCGTATTTATCGAAGCCGGTTTGGAAGTGGGGGTAGCTTCAACAAAGGCATTTACAGCGCAGTTATTAGTATTGATTCTTCTAGGTCTGAAATTAGCAAGTCAGCGTCAAGAGATTTCTAAACAAGATTTGATGCAAGCGGTACAGGGATTAAGAGAGCTGCCTCGGTTGACAAGACTTTTCTTGGATAGTTCTATTCATGATTGGCGATGTCGACAAAGTAAAGAAACGAGCTTTATTTTCTTAGGGCGCCGTTTTATGTACCCGATTTGTATGGAAGCGGCTTTGAAATTAAAAGAAATCGCTTATGTGGAAGCTAATGCTTATCCCGCGGGAGAGATGAAACACGGGCCAATTGCTCTTATTCAGGAAGGGACTCCTGTTATTGTATATTGCGGGGATCCCTTTGTATATACCAAAACTATTGGGGCAATTATGGAGGTAAAGGCTAGAAAAGCCTATGTTATTGCTCTTGCTCGAGAATCGAACCAAGATATTGCAGCGGTTTCTGACGAACAAATTTATATTCCCGATAGTCATGATCTTGCAGCCCCTATTTTATTTGCTATAGCGGGACAGATCATGGCGTATACGATGGCCTTGCAAAAAGGCACTGAGGTGGATAGACCAAGGAATTTAGCTAAATCTGTGACTGTAGAGTGAGATTTACAATTTTTTTCTCTCTTGATGAATAGCATAACCATCTGTATGTTAGAGAGAATCGAGAGATGTTAAATGGATTCATCTCTTTAAGAAGGGTATTCTCATGATAAACAAAATGTTGGGTGGAGCCTTGATTGTCGCAGGGACAACCATTGGCGCCGGAGTGTTAGCTGTTCCTATTGCCACTTCAGAGGGAGGATTTCTGCCTACAACATTACTTTATGTTGTTTCTTGGTTAATAGCAGTAGCTTCTGGATACTGTTTTTTAGAAGTGTTGACCTGGCTACATGCAAGAAAGAACGTCAATATGGTTTCCATGGCAGAGTGTACTTTAGGGTACAAGAGCAAGGTAATCATGTGGTTGGTTTATCTGCTTTTATTCTACTCCCTTCTAGTTGCTTACTTTTGTGATGGTGGAAATATTCTTATGCGTGTCATGGGATGCCGTGATTGGGATACGCCTTGGATCAGACACGCTATGCCTATAGTATTTTTCGCGCTGTTTTCTCCTCTTTTAATGGCAAAAACTTCTATTGTTGATCAGTGTAATAGAGTTTTTGTTTTGGGATTAGGGATATCGTTTGCTATGTTTTGCTATTTCGGATTCCCTTTGATGAAAACAGAACTATTAGTGAGATCTTCATGGGGAGGAACCTTAAAAGGATTCCCCATTTTGTTTTTAGCTTTTGGATTTCAAAACGTGGTTCCCACTCTATACCATTACATGGACAAAAACGTAAGAGATGTAAAGAAGGCTATTGTAATTGGAAGTTTCATTCCTCTAGTTTTGTATGTAATTTGGGAAGCCATTGTATTAGGAGCTGTTCCAGTTTCATTTTTGGAACAAGCTAAGATGGAAGGATGGACTGCGATTGGGGCTTTGCAAGGAGCTTTGAAGTGTTCTGCTTTCTATATTGCCGGGGAATTTTTTGGATTTTTTGCTTTAATTTCCTCGTTTATTGGTGTAGCTCTTGGGCTAAAAGATTTCTTTATAGATGCTTTTCAATGGGATGAGAAGAAACGTAAATTAGAAATCTTTTTATTAGTTTTTGTATTTCCTTTGGTGTGGGCCGTTTTCTATCCAGGCATTGTTTTGAAATGTTTGGAGTGTACCGGAGCTTTAGGAGAGACCATCGTATTGGGAGTCTTCCCTGTACTTATGGTCTGGAAAGGGCGCTATGGGAAGAAACGATACTACGGTCAAAGAATTCTCCCTGGAGGTAAGGGAGCTTTATTAGTTATGTCAGGACTGGTACTTGTGAACTTAGTCTTGATCGTACAGAAATTTCTTGGATATTAATTTTTTAAATCAATAACTTAGGCTCGCATTAAACAGTTGTTGGTGCGAGCATTTTTGTGTTTTGAAAATGGATGCAGATTATGAAACAAGAGGTATTCTAGTCAGTACTCCCCCGTATAGGACTGGGGAGTTATTTTTTTAATAAGAAGAGATCTCCCTAGTGAAATAAGTACAAAAGGGGAGAAGGAGGATATGTATGCGGAATAAATGTATAGGAGGGGTTTTAATTGTTGCTGGAACCGTGATCGGAGCCGGAGTATTAGCTGTGCCTGTTTTAACAGCTTTGGATGGGTTTTTGCCTGCTGCCTTACTGTATATGCTTGCTTGGTTAGTGTCATTGGCCTCTGGTTATGGTTATTTGGAGGTTTTGACCTGGTGCAAAGGGAATAAGCAAGCGAATTTGTGCTCCATGGCAGAAGAAACTTTGGGGAAAGTAGGACGCATAGTTTTGTGTTTAGTCTACTTGTTTTTATTTTATTCCTTACTTGTTGCCTACTTTTGCGATGGGGGGAATATTCTTTCTCGTATGCTTGGAGATGGGGTTCTTGAAAATCCATGGGCTCGGCATGTTATGCCTATCTTATTTTTCTGCATTTTTGCTCCTTTACTTATGGCAAAAACCTCGATCATCGATTACTGCAACCGAGTATTTGTTTTCGGTCTTATCCTGGTTTTCGGTCTTTTCTGTATCTTGGGAGCTCCGCGTGTGCAAGGGGATCTTTTATTAAGAGCATCATGGTTTTCTTCCCTAAATAGTTTGCCTATTTTTTTCTTGGCTTTTGGTTTTCAAAATGTCGTGCCTTCATTGTACCATTACTTAGATGGGGATGTTCGAGAAGTTAAACGGGCAATTTTTATAGGAAGCCTGATTCCTTTAGTTTTGTATGTAATTTGGGAAGCATTGGTTCTTGGTACAGTTCCATTAGTTTATTTGCTGAAAGCTAAGGAACTAGGATGGACTGCTGCAGGTGCTCTTCAAGGAGCTTTAAAAAATTCTGCTTTTCATATCGCTGGAGAATTATTCGGATTCTTTGCGCTAGTCACCTCTTTTATAGGGACTGCATTGGCCTTGAAAGATTTTTATATAGATATTTTTAAATGGGATGCTCGTAAGCAGCGATTGAATTTATTTTTATTAGTTTTGGTGTTCCCATTGGTATGGGCGGTTTCTTATCCCGAGATTGTTTTGTCTTGTTTGCGTTATGCTGGGGGAATAGGGGGAGCTTGTATTATCGTATTGTTCCCGGTAGCGATGCTATGGAATGGCCGGTATGGAAAACGGCATTGTTCTGGCAAACAAATATTGCCAGGAGGAAAGACCGTCCTATTGATTTTATTAGGATATACTGTGCTAAATCTCGCACCCCTGTATTATACGTTTTAGAAAGAAGAAGTGTAAAAAGTTTTTAAATAGGAGATCTCCATGGGATTATACGATCGTGATTACACGCAGGATTCCCGTTTACCAGGGACCTTCTCTTCCAGAGTGTATGGATGGATGACTGCAGGGCTGGCTGTGACAGCCCTGACATCTTTAGGGCTATATGCAACGGGAGCTTATAGAACTCTTTTCTCCTTGTGGTGGGTGTGGTGTTTCGCAACATTAGGTGTGTCTTTCTACATCCAAGCTCAGATTCAGAAGCTTTCTGTTCCTGCTGTAATGGGGTTGTTCTTGGCATACTCTGTTTTAGAAGGAATGTTTTTTGGAACGATGGTTCCTGTGTATGCTGCTCAGTTTGGAGGAGGGATTGTTTGGGCTGCGTTTGGGTCCGCTGCCGTCATTTTTGGATTGTCAGCTGCTTATGGAGCTTTTACTAAAAGTGACTTAACGCAAATTCATAGAATTCTAATGTTGGCGCTTATAGGCCTTATGGTAATATCCCTAGGGTTTCTGGTAGTGTCTCTTTTCACTCCTATGCCTTTAATGTATCTGTTAATCTGCTACTTAGGCTTGATCATTTTTGTGGGGTTAACGGTGGTTGATGCTCAATCTATCCGTCGTGTAGCTCGCAGCGTGGGAGATCATGGAGATTTGAGTTACAAACTCTCTTTGATTATGGCATTACAGATGTATTGTAACGTGATTATGATATTCTGGTATTTGCTACAAATTTTTGCTTCTTCAGATAAGAGACGCTAAAAGAAGAAGGAGATATTTGTTCTAAATATCTCCTTTTGTGTTTAAAAGAGATTTTATTTCTGTTAAACATCCAGCAGTTTATCGAGAAAGCGATCTATAGAAAATGGTTCGAAATCGTAAACTGTTTCTCCGTATCCTACAAATCGTGTAGGAATTTTTAGCTCGTCAGCAATTCGAAAGAGGGAGCCCCCCTTAGCGGAGCCTTCTATTTTTGTAAAAATTAATCCATCGATAGGCACCGCCTCATGGAATAATTTTACCTGACTTAACGTATTGCTTCCCAAGGTTGCATCAACGGTCATGAGAGTTTCATGAGGCGCTCCAGGAAAAGCCTTATTGCAAACAGTGGCAATTTTTTGAAGTTCTTTGAGAAGGTTCGTGTGAGTATGTAGTCGTCCAGAGGTATCTATGATTACTTGGTCATAGTTTCTAGCAACTGCAGCAGAGATGCCGTCAAAAGCTATAGCGGCAGCATCCCCTCCTGGCTTACCAGAAATAAATCCACAACCTAAAGAGTCTGCCCAACAACGCATTTGTTCCATTCCTGCAGAGCGGAAGGTGTCTGTTGCTACGATTAAAACCGTTTGGTTCTGAGAAAGACAATAGTGGGCGAGTTTAGCTACTGTAGTCGTTTTCCCTGAGCCATTTGTTCCTAAAATAAGAGTCACATGGGGGTGAGCAGAAGAGCTCTTTTTCTGAGGTAACTTAGCTATAATATCAGATAGAAAAGAGCGGATAAGCTCTTTAATCAAGCGCTCATCAGGATGTTTATGCCGACGTAATTCGTTACAAAAGGCTTCAGTTAGTTTAGGACCAAAATCCCCCTCATATAAAAGAGCTTCAGCATATTCCAATAAGTCCGAAGGAAGAGTCTTTTTAAAAAGAGAGCGAAGTTTGTTCCCGAAAAACTTGAACACAGACAGGGTAAAGTTGATTGAAGTAAAAAGGATAATAAAAGATAAGGAGGAAAAATTAAAGGGTTATTTATGCATCTTCATGAGTATCAAGCTAAGGACCTTTTAACCTCTTATCAACTTCCTATTCCTCCTTATCATGTAGCAACTTCCCTATCTGAAGCTGAAGTCGCAATTCAAGCTGAGCAATGGAGAAGCGGAGTTGTTAAAGCTCAGGTTCATGCTGGAGGGAGAGGAAAAAATGGAGGAGTTATTGTTGCGCGTTCTCCGGAGGACTTGTTAGCAGCAACTGATCGGCTTCTGCATATGCAATTTTCTAGTAATCAGACTGCTGGATTGTCCCTGCCAGTTAATAAAGTTTTGATTTCTCCTCTAGTAGAGATTGCTTTGGAGTATTACATTGCTATTGTGATTGATAGAAAGCATCGTTGCCCAGTGATTATGCTTTCTAAATCAGGGGGCATTGATATCGAAGAGATTGCAGAAAAACAACCAGATCTGTTGTTAAAAATAGCTCTTCCTTCTTCAGGGAAAATTTACGCGTATCAGTTGCGCCACATTGCTAAATTTATGGAATGGGATAAACTCGTTGCTGATCGGGGGAACCACATCATCCGTAAGTTATTACAATGTTTTTATGATAATGATGCTTCTTTATTGGAAATCAATCCTTTAGTGCTTACTAAAGATGGGGATCTGATTATTTTAGATGCTAAAATAACGATTGATGATAACGCTCTCTATCGTCATCCACAGTTGGCCGATTGGTATGATCCTTCTCAAGAAAACATCCGAGATGTATTGGCTAAGCAGCTGGGACTCTCTTATATTGCTTTAGATGGAACCATTGGGTGTTTAGTAAACGGAGCTGGGTTAGCTATGAGTACTTTAGATATTCTTAAGCTATATGGTGGCTCAGCGGCGAATTTCTTAGATGTTGGAGGAAGCGCTTCGGAAAAGCAAATTCAAGAAGCGATTTCTTTAGTTTTATCAGATAAAAATGTTCGCGTGTTGTTCATTCATATTTTTGGAGGCATCATGGATTGTGCTGTTGTTGCTTCCGGGCTAGTATCAGCTATGCAGGGACAACAAGGAAGCATTCCTACGGTGATTCGTTTAGAAGGAACGAATGTAGATAAGGGAAAAGAAATCATTCTTAGATCAGGAATTCCTTGTGAATTTGTTGCCTCTATGAGTGAGGGGGCTGAGCTCGCAGTGAAATTAAGTCGTTAGCCTGGGGAGAGACTGTGTTAGAATTATTAAACAAAGATCTGCCGATTATCACGCAGGGTATTACGGGGAAAGCAGGATCTTTTCATACCACTCAATGTGTCGCCTATGGATCTAACTTTGTGGGTGGCGTTACTCCGGGTAAAGGAGGGACTCAGTTTTTAGATTTGCCTATTTTTGACTCTGTTTTAGAGGCAAAGCAAGCAACGGGATGCCGTGCTTCAATGATTTTTGTTCCTCCTCCGTTCGCTGCAGAGGCTATTTTTGAAGCTGAAGATGCGGGGATTGAGTTGATCGTATGTATAACAGAAGGAATCCCTGTACAAGATATGTTGGCAGTGAATTCTCTTATGGAGAAGAGTTCTTGCCGTTTAGTTGGCCCTAATTGTCCCGGAGTGATTAAGCCCGGGGCTTGTAAAATTGGCATTATGCCAGGGTATATTCACTTACCAGGAAATGTTGGAGTCATTTCTAGATCTGGGACATTAACTTACGAAGCGGTTTGGCAGTTAACACAGAGAAAGATTGGACAAAGTGTATGTATTGGCATTGGGGGAGATCCCCTAAATGGGACTTCTTTCATTGATGTTCTCCAGGAGCTTGAAAAGGATGAACAGACTGAGGCTATTCTTATGATTGGAGAAATAGGAGGTAGTGCCGAAGAAGATGCTGCTGATTGGATAAGCCAGCACTGTAGTAAGCCTGTGATTGCATTTATTGCTGGAGCTACGGCTCCGAAAGGGAAACGTATGGGGCATGCGGGTGCAATTATTTCAGGGAATAGTGGGGATGCTTTCAGTAAACAACGTGCTTTAAGAGAGGCTGGAGTTGTCGTTGTGGAATCTCCTGCACTTATAGGAGAGGCTGTTGCGTCTGTTCTGAATTCCCATTAGTAGTTTGGAGAAGGAATTAGCAGAGTAGTCTCCTTGATTTGCATCATT
Proteins encoded:
- the glmS gene encoding glutamine--fructose-6-phosphate transaminase (isomerizing) — encoded protein: MCGIFGYLGQRNAVPLVLEGLSKLEYRGYDSAGIAALTKDHLFVEKSVGPVSQLCSKVSSDMHSQVAIGHTRWATHGEPSRFNAHPHVDMYESCALVHNGIIENFQTLREDLSSKGVEFSSDTDTEVIVQLFASRYRETGDLVQSFSWTLKQLQGSFACALVHQDHPEILLCATYESPLILGLGEEEVFISSDVHAFLKYSCQIQTLASGELAVLRIGRPVEIYNFELSRIQKEVRCIDHAEGSLDKQGFDYYMLKEIYEQPEVFERILHFVCEENGFAESFLKEFSFEGIESLHIVACGSSYHAGCLAKYVIESMVSIPVYVETASEFRYRQPYIAKRSLAILISQSGETADTLAALNEFRKLDEVRVLGICNVRGSVLASRVDHCVFIEAGLEVGVASTKAFTAQLLVLILLGLKLASQRQEISKQDLMQAVQGLRELPRLTRLFLDSSIHDWRCRQSKETSFIFLGRRFMYPICMEAALKLKEIAYVEANAYPAGEMKHGPIALIQEGTPVIVYCGDPFVYTKTIGAIMEVKARKAYVIALARESNQDIAAVSDEQIYIPDSHDLAAPILFAIAGQIMAYTMALQKGTEVDRPRNLAKSVTVE
- a CDS encoding aromatic amino acid transport family protein, which gives rise to MINKMLGGALIVAGTTIGAGVLAVPIATSEGGFLPTTLLYVVSWLIAVASGYCFLEVLTWLHARKNVNMVSMAECTLGYKSKVIMWLVYLLLFYSLLVAYFCDGGNILMRVMGCRDWDTPWIRHAMPIVFFALFSPLLMAKTSIVDQCNRVFVLGLGISFAMFCYFGFPLMKTELLVRSSWGGTLKGFPILFLAFGFQNVVPTLYHYMDKNVRDVKKAIVIGSFIPLVLYVIWEAIVLGAVPVSFLEQAKMEGWTAIGALQGALKCSAFYIAGEFFGFFALISSFIGVALGLKDFFIDAFQWDEKKRKLEIFLLVFVFPLVWAVFYPGIVLKCLECTGALGETIVLGVFPVLMVWKGRYGKKRYYGQRILPGGKGALLVMSGLVLVNLVLIVQKFLGY
- a CDS encoding aromatic amino acid transport family protein, translated to MCMRNKCIGGVLIVAGTVIGAGVLAVPVLTALDGFLPAALLYMLAWLVSLASGYGYLEVLTWCKGNKQANLCSMAEETLGKVGRIVLCLVYLFLFYSLLVAYFCDGGNILSRMLGDGVLENPWARHVMPILFFCIFAPLLMAKTSIIDYCNRVFVFGLILVFGLFCILGAPRVQGDLLLRASWFSSLNSLPIFFLAFGFQNVVPSLYHYLDGDVREVKRAIFIGSLIPLVLYVIWEALVLGTVPLVYLLKAKELGWTAAGALQGALKNSAFHIAGELFGFFALVTSFIGTALALKDFYIDIFKWDARKQRLNLFLLVLVFPLVWAVSYPEIVLSCLRYAGGIGGACIIVLFPVAMLWNGRYGKRHCSGKQILPGGKTVLLILLGYTVLNLAPLYYTF
- a CDS encoding Bax inhibitor-1/YccA family protein, giving the protein MGLYDRDYTQDSRLPGTFSSRVYGWMTAGLAVTALTSLGLYATGAYRTLFSLWWVWCFATLGVSFYIQAQIQKLSVPAVMGLFLAYSVLEGMFFGTMVPVYAAQFGGGIVWAAFGSAAVIFGLSAAYGAFTKSDLTQIHRILMLALIGLMVISLGFLVVSLFTPMPLMYLLICYLGLIIFVGLTVVDAQSIRRVARSVGDHGDLSYKLSLIMALQMYCNVIMIFWYLLQIFASSDKRR
- the ftsY gene encoding signal recognition particle-docking protein FtsY; translated protein: MFKFFGNKLRSLFKKTLPSDLLEYAEALLYEGDFGPKLTEAFCNELRRHKHPDERLIKELIRSFLSDIIAKLPQKKSSSAHPHVTLILGTNGSGKTTTVAKLAHYCLSQNQTVLIVATDTFRSAGMEQMRCWADSLGCGFISGKPGGDAAAIAFDGISAAVARNYDQVIIDTSGRLHTHTNLLKELQKIATVCNKAFPGAPHETLMTVDATLGSNTLSQVKLFHEAVPIDGLIFTKIEGSAKGGSLFRIADELKIPTRFVGYGETVYDFEPFSIDRFLDKLLDV
- the sucC gene encoding ADP-forming succinate--CoA ligase subunit beta, encoding MHLHEYQAKDLLTSYQLPIPPYHVATSLSEAEVAIQAEQWRSGVVKAQVHAGGRGKNGGVIVARSPEDLLAATDRLLHMQFSSNQTAGLSLPVNKVLISPLVEIALEYYIAIVIDRKHRCPVIMLSKSGGIDIEEIAEKQPDLLLKIALPSSGKIYAYQLRHIAKFMEWDKLVADRGNHIIRKLLQCFYDNDASLLEINPLVLTKDGDLIILDAKITIDDNALYRHPQLADWYDPSQENIRDVLAKQLGLSYIALDGTIGCLVNGAGLAMSTLDILKLYGGSAANFLDVGGSASEKQIQEAISLVLSDKNVRVLFIHIFGGIMDCAVVASGLVSAMQGQQGSIPTVIRLEGTNVDKGKEIILRSGIPCEFVASMSEGAELAVKLSR
- the sucD gene encoding succinate--CoA ligase subunit alpha, which encodes MLELLNKDLPIITQGITGKAGSFHTTQCVAYGSNFVGGVTPGKGGTQFLDLPIFDSVLEAKQATGCRASMIFVPPPFAAEAIFEAEDAGIELIVCITEGIPVQDMLAVNSLMEKSSCRLVGPNCPGVIKPGACKIGIMPGYIHLPGNVGVISRSGTLTYEAVWQLTQRKIGQSVCIGIGGDPLNGTSFIDVLQELEKDEQTEAILMIGEIGGSAEEDAADWISQHCSKPVIAFIAGATAPKGKRMGHAGAIISGNSGDAFSKQRALREAGVVVVESPALIGEAVASVLNSH